A window from Solea senegalensis isolate Sse05_10M linkage group LG15, IFAPA_SoseM_1, whole genome shotgun sequence encodes these proteins:
- the si:dkeyp-121d4.3 gene encoding uncharacterized protein si:dkeyp-121d4.3 isoform X3, translating to MGRGKGREQRRGPPMGPPGEDAPPFDMGRPRWGPVPPGGWGPMPPDGWPPHEWGPPPPGGWGPLPPGGWGPPHGDWGPRGLPHPDWDPRGPPPPGWGGPPDDWLPPLDDWRRFREDWRLLHPDDLRLPHPDDWRPPHPDDWRPPHPDGWGPDRPLPPPGWGHAGWGPEPAPPVPPPVIPPPPVAIPPPDPAAFAPVAPVAPMPPVPAFGFPAFPPPGWTGEPVPEEPLVNPPPDQPEWIKALISAPPTESNQAEAKKEDPTVPKTPAADGVAPGPSPVSKPKPEPSKTSKAIGLLGKRKFDKPPPGRSTGIISFIGPTFGYIEREDLEKFTFSFSAFFGNPKAMTPGVRVHFTGCKNKHKSQIATDVKVAPGGTENVDVDIYEAVVSKPIVEPQPGERQYPGQVYVNIGPLRTNLTFERKDSTVTLLKDDQVLINLLTDIVTEKRRATNIKPQIPATFSHTGETREEGIIISLKDDKGVIKSEKHGELPFDIGENLSDVEFTAEDVSEEVEFTVLMLLSGKQAVRIRRVKEPLLLTLLSATEEAALAAAKQNHDGDSETPEGKTRVQAELPPGMMLDSELYEGIVSQPIIEPTPTLQGYPGQISANIGPIKTNVTFNHQDCGVTLLRNDHVLINLLVDASTKKRRAANIKPKIPFTFCYTKEKRELGIITVLGPEEGIINSDDHGELPFDVCENFSDTEFNSSDIHQEVEFTTTIVKSKKRAIRLRRMKRFEDQILAEQKRRGEEEKRRKKLEEEEKKRKQEEEEKRGEKEEEEQERRRKEEAAAALAAAKDKLNGTCLSQWTPLGFSVRDPCTRDDISKERFEGTVLRAISQFPRREIKKEPEEEHTGGGQVKIKVETKDEVEEEGKPVTEEEKMEVKKEDHVLQAGGGAKTGHELGRLVMTIDGQQKQLSFGPRDLLTTATMLDGDKVRFNIATNSETKEERATYVEILPDSFEESTEQRRNGIVIEFSGPSGLIKCSQNPQLFFFMSEVIEKKRLELNEKVEFSVIPHETAEGGTQAIRIKRFTENVFLPARKLVAVGANKGKMTIKLSKAAEEAEKEKPEKEKLKAVVKSLRAQDNKSSISRRDHSAPRHKYGHSRSRSRSRSRSRSRSRSRIPITDEFGRVKRKHSPSAERDRKSRYRNSRESEKSHRRSRSRSRSRSRSRSRSRSRSKERSRKAPERSCREREEPPKRRRELSPPQRRGGFDDELARKKRELEELNEMIAYKKALVDIDPRGLEPGHRTCIDYDHGRITMPLPEFKPVRSILKKRPEGPEYDHRPPQHYDDPYYDRPFSPYQDRRYGDRYSDPYAARPYPNPPYTDRPYSELPYESRVYSEPPYSGVPSSASNRYTDRYDVYDEPYEERYYEPAYSDRPNDDPHRPAKVTQSLEPHNPSPSLQQAASSQPASTASFSQTPFRPPSPAEPPPRSPSPKLKNVTQRPSPPVEKPPLDRFLDMLNKKVVAEKKSELIQVRDDLLPHERALQDGAGFSRFVGLVQEQPSSSQALEGEKKQQSPKQSSEERINEESKIKAEPYDKIQSLLRSIGLKLSSGDVSKLASRAQEKIYSPKSSSTERETLSSTKEELQTCRTGSVEPDRNHTPSPIRSSSVESLSRHRTVSEYEEFLDQQELETLKKAQQLQNLTKTMGSTLPSTMPPKPPPGPPPTQYIHPPPPVNWPLGGTIYQEQTLTATSIGTQPACQLPQRFGFPPGPPAGPPPRHPGQPPPGPPPGPPPRRPTVPPPFAPTPNNTTLPFIGQPPAAQLSDTSPPQPITTATATQLPVTSSPPSNDQSAISTTMARCLKVIETVKSLASQPTAKPVKSVQFSLPTESPSVSSFQVSTETDEDVKAKQKEKLDLYDQRILEKREQQFQEKMARKKQGDKDGAAVAPVHGTLRTFPLASL from the exons ATGGGACGAGGGAAGGGTCGAGAGCAGCGACGCGGTCCCCCGATGGGACCGCCGGGAGAAGACGCGCCTCCGTTCGACATGGGTCGACCCAGGTGGGGCCCGGTGCCGCCTGGAGGCTGGGGTCCGATGCCGCCTGACGGTTGGCCGCCACATGAGTGGGGTCCTCCGCCACCGGGAGGATGGGGACCACTGCCGCCTGGTGGATGGGGACCACCGCACGGAGACTGGGGTCCGAGAGGGCTTCCGCATCCTGACTGGGACCCAAGAGGACCTCCACCGCCGGGCTGGGGGGGGCCCCCCGACGACTGGCTTCCTCCTCTAGATGACTGGCGTCGATTTCGTGAGGACTGGAGACTTCTTCACCCTGACGACCTGAGACTGCCGCACCCGGATGACTGGAGACCCCCGCATCCAGATGACTGGCGACCTCCACACCCCGACGGCTGGGGACCCGACAGGCCTCTCCCTCCACCCGGTTGGGGACATGCGGGCTGGGGTCCAGAGCCTGCTCCACCTGTACCCCCTCCCGTCATCCCCCCGCCCCCTGTAGCGATTCCTCCTCCGGACCCTGCAGCTTTTGCCCCGGTGGCCCCGGTGGCCCCGATGCCCCCTGTCCCTGCGTTCGGTTTCCCGGCCTTCCCTCCTCCAGGCTGGACAGGAGAG CCTGTCCCTGAGGAACCGCTGGTGAATCCACCCCCGGACCAGCCTGAGTGG aTCAAAGCCTTGATCTCAGCTCCGCCCACTGAGTCCAATCAAGCTGAAGCTAAGAAAGAAGATCCAACTGTCCCCAAGACACCTGCTGCTGATGGCGTCGCTCCCGGACCCAGCCCTGTCTCAAAACCTAAACCTGAACCCAGCAAGACCAGCAAAGCCATCGGCCTTCTGGGAAAACGCAAGTTTGACAA GCCTCCTCCTGGCAGGTCCACAGGAATCATCTCCTTCATCGGG CCGACCTTTGGCTACATCGAGAGAGAAGATCTGGAGAAATTCACCTTCAGCTTCAGCGCTTTCTTTGGTAACCCCAAAGCCATGACACCCGGGGTCAGAGTTCACTTCACCGGCTGTAAGAACAAG caCAAGAGTCAGATAGCGACGGACGTCAAAGTGGCTCCAGGTGGGACGGAGAACGTTGACGTGGACATCTACGAGGCCGTGGTCAGTAAACCAATCGTGGAGCCTCAG CCTGGCGAGCGCCAGTACCCGGGTCAGGTCTACGTGAACATCGGTCCACTGAGGACCAACCTGACGTTTGAGAGGAAGGACAGCACGGTGACGCTGCTGAAGGACGACCAGGTCCTCATCAACCTGCTGACCGATATCGTGACGGAGAAGAGGAGGGCCACCAACATCAAACCCCAGATCCCTGCCACCTTCAGCCACACGGGGGAGACACGCGAGGAG ggcatcatcatcagcctgaAAGACGACAAAGGCGTCATCAAGTCAGAAAAACATGGTGAACTTCCCTTTGACATTGGAGAAAACCTGAGTGACGTGGAGTTCACGGCCGAGGACGTCAGCGAGGAGGTGGAGTTCACCGTCCTCATG TTGTTGTCTGGGAAACAAGCCGTCAGGATCCGTCGCGTGAAGGAGCCGCTTCTCCTCACGCTGTTGTCCGCAACAGAGGAGGCAGCGCTGGCGGCAGCGAAACAAAACCACGACGGAGACTCGGAGACTCCTGAAGGAAAGACGAGGGTCCAAGCGGAGCTGCCGCCCGGTATGATGCTGGACTCTGAACTGTACGAGGGGATTGTCAGTCAGCCGATCATAGAGCCTACG CCCACCTTGCAGGGTTACCCGGGTCAGATCAGCGCCAACATCGGCCCGATCAAGACAAACGTGACCTTCAACCACCAGGACTGCGGCGTGACGCTGCTGAGGAACGACCACGTGCTCATTAACCTGCTCGTCGATGCCTCCACCAAGAAGAGGAGAGCGGCAAACATCAAACCCAAGATCCCATTCACATTCTGTTACACCAAGGAGAAGAGAGagctg GGCATCATCACCGTCCTTGGGCCTGAAGAGGGCATCATAAACTCTGACGACCACGGTGAACTTCCCTTCGACGTCTGCGAgaacttcagtgacacagagttcAACAGCAGTGACATCCACCAGGAAGTGGAGTTCACTACGACCATA gtgaAGTCAAAGAAGCGAGCAATCAGACTGAGGAGGATGAAAAGGTTTGAGGACCAAATCCTGGCAGAGCAGAAGAGAcgtggggaggaggagaagaggaggaagaagctcgaggaggaggagaagaagaggaaacaagaggaggaggagaagaggggggagaaggaggaggaggagcaagagaggaggaggaaggaggaggctGCAGCGGCGCTTGCCGCAGCTAAAGACAAG TTAAACGGAACTTGTCTCTCACAGTGGACGCCGCTCGGCTTCTCGGTGAGAGATCCCTGCACGCGAGACGACATCAGCAAGGAGAGGTTTGAAGGAACTGTCCTCAGGGCCATCTCCCAATTCCCTCGCAGGGAGATCAAGAAGGAGCCGGAGGAGGAGCACACAGGAGGGggacag gtgaaaataaaagtggagacaaaagatgaagtagaggaggaaggaaaacctgtcacagaggaggaaaagatggAGGTGAAGAAGGAGGATCATGTGTTGCAGGCTGGAGGCGGAGCAAAAACAGGCCACGAATTGGGACGACTGGTGATGACCATCGACGGTCAACAGAAGCAGCTTAGCTTCGGTCCCAGAGACCTGCTGACCACGGCCACCATGCTGGACGGAGACAAG GTACGTTTCAACATTGCCACCAATTCAGAGACCAAAGAGGAGCGAGCGACCTATGTGGAAATCCTGCCCGACTCCTTCGAAGAGTCCACCGAACAACGTCGAAAC GGCATCGTGATCGAGTTCTCAGGGCCCTCAGGCCTCATCAAGTGCAGTCAGAACCcacagctcttcttcttcatgtcagAGGTGATTGAGAAGAAGAGGCTGGAGTTAAACGAGAAGGTTGAGTTCAGCGTCATCCCG CATGAGACGGCAGAGGGCGGGACCCAGGCCATCAGGATCAAACGTTTCACAGAGAACGTTTTCCTTCCGGCTCGCAAACTCGTTGCGGTCGGAGCAAACAAAGGGAAG ATGACCATAAAACTGAGCAAAGCtgcagaggaggcaga GAAAGAAAAACCAGAGAAGGAAAAACTAAAGGCAGTAGTGAAAAGTCTTAGAGCGCAGGACAACAAGTCCAGCATCAGCAGGCGGGATCACAGCGCCCCCCGGCACAAATATGGCCACAGCAGAAGTAGGAGCAGGAGTCGAAGTAGGAGCAGGAGTCGAAGTAGGAGCAGGattccaatcacagacgagttTGGCCGTGTCAAAAGAAAACATAGTCCCAGTGCCGAACGAGATCGTAAAAGCAGGTacagaaacagcagagagagtgagaagtCACACCGGCGCAGCAGGAGTCGCAGCAGGAGTCGCAGCAGGAGTCGCAGTAGGAGTCGCAGTCGGAGCAAGGAAAGGTCCAGAAAGGCCCCAGAAAGGAGCTGCAGAGAACGCGAGGAGCCTccgaagaggaggagagagctgaGTCCTCCTCAAAGACGTGGAGGCTTTGATGATGAGCTAGCTAGGAAGAAGCGTGAGCTAGAAGAGCTTAATGAGATGATAGCCTACAAAAAGGCTCTGGTGGACATAGATCCCAGGGGTCTGGAACCTGGACACAGGACTTGCATCGACTATGATCACGGCAGGATCACTATGCCACTCCCCGAGTTCAAACCAGTCCGTTCCATCCTGAAGAAACGACCCGAAGGACCGGAGTACGACCATCGCCCTCCTCAACATTACGATGATCCATATTATGATCGACCGTTTAGTCCTTACCAAGATCGGCGATATGGTGACCGCTATAGTGACCCATATGCAGCTCGCCCCTACCCCAACCCTCCTTATACTGACCGACCTTACAGTGAGCTTCCTTATGAAAGTCGGGTGTACAGTGAACCGCCCTACAGTGGTGTCCCTTCGTCTGCCAGTAATCGCTACACTGATCGCTACGATGTTTATGATGAACCTTATGAAGAACGCTACTATGAACCAGCATATTCAGACCGACCTAACGATGATCCACATCGCCCTGCAAAAGTGACCCAGTCTCTGGAGCCCCACAATCCATCCCCTTCTTTACAGCAGGCAGCCTCCTCACAACCTGCTTCAACTGCCTCATTTTCCCAAACTCCCTTCAGACCTCCTTCTCCCGCTGAACCGCCTCCTCGAAGTCCATCCCCCAAGCTGAAGAATGTAACCCAGCGTCCATCGCCTCCAGTTGAGAAACCACCACTGGACCGTTTCCTTGACATGCTGAACAAAAAAGTTGTGgctgaaaagaaatctgaaCTGATTCAGGTCAGAGATGACCTTCTGCCTCATGAGCGGGCTCTTCAAGATGGTGCAGGATTCTCTCGTTTTGTTGGACTTGTCCAAGAGCAACCAAGCAGCAGTCAAGCTCTAGAAggggaaaagaaacaacaaagccCTAAACAGTCCTCGGAGGAGAGAATCAATGAAGAATCAAAGATCAAGGCAGAACCCTATGACAAGATCCAGAGTCTACTCCGTTCGATTGGCCTGAAGCTGAGTTCGGGGGATGTGTCTAAACTGGCGAGCCGGGCTCAGGAGAAAATCTACAGTCCAAAGTCCTCCtccacagaaagagagacattGTCCTCCACAAAAGAAGAACTGCAAACATGTAGAACGGGATCAGTTGAACCCGATCGCAACCATACTCCCTCTCCCATTAGATCCTCCAGTGTGGAGTCACTCAGCAGACATAGAACAGTGTCAGAGTACGAAGAATTCCTAGACCAGCAAGAGCTGGAGACACTAAAGAAGGCACAGCAGTTACAGAATCTCACCAAGACGATGGGGAGTACTCTCCCCTCCACCATGCCTCCAAAACCACCTCCTGGGCCTCCGCCGACTCAATACATACACCCACCCCCACCTGTTAACTGGCCACTGGGAGGCACCATTTATCAAGAACAGACCTTGACAGCTACAAGCATAGGAACTCAACCAGCCTGTCAACTACCACAGAGATTTGGCTTTCCTCCTGGACCTCCTGCTGGACCACCTCCACGGCATCCTGGCCAGCCTCCTCCAGGGCCCCCTCCTGGACCTCCACCACGGCGCCCCACTGTACCACCTCCTTTTGCTCCGACGCCCAATAATACAACCTTACCTTTCATTGGCCAGCCCCCTGCAGCACAATTATCTGATACCAGTCCTCCACAGCCCATAACCACTGCCACGGCAACACAGTTACCAGTCACATCAAGTCCTCCGAGCAATGACCAGTCAGCCATTTCTACGACTATGGCCAGATGTTTGAAGGTCATAGAGACTGTCAAGTCTCTGGCATCACAACCCACAGCCAAACCAGTGAAGTCAGTCCAGTTCAGTTTACCCACTGAGTCTCCATCAGTGTCCAGTTTTCAGGTTTCTACAGAGACGGATGAAGACGTGAAGGCAAAGCAGAAGGAGAAG cTGGATTTATATGACCAGAGGATCTTGGAGAAAAGGGAACAGCAGTTCCAGGAGAAGATGGCCCGCAAGAAACAAGGGGACAAGGATGGTGCGGCAGTCGCCCCAG TACATGGAACATTAAGAACATTTCCTTTGGCAAGTCTTTGA